In the genome of Streptomyces globosus, one region contains:
- a CDS encoding DNA-3-methyladenine glycosylase I gives MTALAGADGALRCPWALATEDYTAYHDTEWGRAVHGDDALYERLCLEAFQSGLSWLTILRRREGFRAAFANFEIAAVAAFDHRDAERLLADERIIRNRAKIDATLANARVLADWEPGELDTLVWSHAPEPGRPAPASIADVPAVTPESTALAKALKKAGIRFVGPTTAYALMQACGLVNDHLADCTARTPAAPEAPAAPEGGAGREPAPGQRPR, from the coding sequence GTGACCGCCCTCGCCGGCGCCGACGGCGCCCTGCGCTGCCCCTGGGCCCTGGCCACCGAGGACTACACCGCCTACCACGACACCGAGTGGGGCCGCGCCGTCCACGGGGACGACGCCCTGTACGAGCGGCTGTGCCTGGAGGCCTTCCAGTCCGGGCTGTCCTGGCTGACCATCCTGCGGCGCCGCGAGGGCTTCCGCGCGGCCTTCGCGAACTTCGAGATCGCGGCCGTCGCCGCCTTCGACCACCGGGACGCCGAGCGGCTGCTCGCCGACGAGCGGATCATCCGCAACCGCGCCAAGATCGACGCGACGCTCGCCAACGCGCGGGTGCTCGCCGACTGGGAGCCCGGCGAGCTGGACACCCTGGTCTGGTCGCACGCCCCGGAGCCGGGCCGCCCCGCCCCGGCGTCGATCGCGGACGTCCCCGCGGTGACACCGGAGTCGACGGCGCTCGCCAAGGCGCTGAAGAAGGCCGGCATCCGCTTCGTCGGGCCCACCACCGCCTACGCGCTGATGCAGGCCTGCGGGCTCGTCAACGACCACCTGGCCGACTGCACCGCCCGCACCCCGGCCGCTCCGGAGGCCCCGGCCGCTCCGGAGGGCGGCGCGGGGCGGGAGCCGGCGCCGGGTCAGCGGCCGAGGTAG
- a CDS encoding O-methyltransferase, giving the protein MRQLRGQERVITGNRQTSWAFADAFVAEDDALRWARDRAREAGLRSVSPGTGAALRLLAASADAKAVAEIGTGTGVSGIHLLHGMRPDGVLTTVDPEADRQAFARQAFRAAGFAGNRARFIPGRALDVLPRLADGGYDLVFCDGDPTESLDYLAESLRLLRPGGLVCFEGVFCDGRTVDSAAQEADVLRVRELLRSVRESPALEGALLPVGDGLLCAVRR; this is encoded by the coding sequence TTGCGCCAACTAAGGGGACAGGAGAGGGTCATTACCGGCAACCGGCAGACGAGCTGGGCGTTCGCCGACGCGTTTGTCGCCGAGGACGACGCTCTGCGGTGGGCCCGCGACCGGGCCAGGGAGGCGGGCCTGCGCTCCGTCTCGCCCGGCACCGGCGCCGCGCTGCGCCTGCTCGCCGCCAGTGCCGACGCCAAGGCGGTCGCCGAGATCGGCACGGGCACCGGCGTCTCCGGTATCCACCTCCTGCACGGCATGCGCCCGGACGGGGTGCTGACCACCGTCGACCCGGAAGCCGACCGGCAGGCCTTCGCCCGCCAGGCGTTCCGCGCCGCCGGCTTCGCGGGCAACCGCGCCCGCTTCATCCCCGGCCGCGCCCTCGACGTGCTGCCCCGCCTCGCCGACGGCGGGTACGACCTCGTCTTCTGCGACGGCGACCCCACCGAGTCCCTGGACTACCTCGCCGAATCGTTGCGCCTGCTGCGCCCCGGCGGGCTGGTGTGCTTCGAGGGCGTCTTCTGCGACGGCCGCACGGTCGACTCCGCGGCCCAGGAGGCGGACGTCCTGCGCGTCCGCGAGCTGCTGCGCAGCGTCCGGGAGAGCCCGGCGCTGGAAGGGGCCCTGCTGCCGGTCGGCGACGGCCTGCTGTGCGCCGTGCGGCGCTGA
- a CDS encoding DUF3117 domain-containing protein yields MAAMKPRTGDGPLEVTKEGRGIVMRVPLEGGGRLVVELTPDEADALGDALKKVVG; encoded by the coding sequence ATGGCGGCCATGAAGCCGCGGACGGGCGACGGCCCGCTCGAGGTCACCAAGGAGGGGCGGGGCATCGTCATGCGCGTACCGCTCGAGGGCGGCGGTCGGCTGGTCGTCGAGCTGACGCCGGACGAGGCGGACGCCCTGGGTGACGCCCTGAAGAAGGTCGTCGGCTGA
- a CDS encoding enoyl-CoA hydratase/isomerase family protein yields MADSVLYDVTDGLATITINRPDAMNAMNTEAKVALRDAVRAAAGDAAVRAVLLTAAGDRAFCVGQDLREHVQNLQADRETGSSLTMATVSEHYNPIVRALAEMPKPVVAGVNGVAAGAGFGFALAADFRVVSETASFNTSFAGVALTADSGVSWTLPRLIGASRAADLLLFPRSVKAQEAYELGIANRLVPAQELHAQAEAVARTLAAGPTVAYAALKESLAYGASHSLADALEREDVLQTRAGASEDHGIAVQAFLAKQPPVYLGR; encoded by the coding sequence ATGGCCGACAGCGTGCTCTACGACGTCACCGACGGACTCGCCACCATCACGATCAACCGTCCCGACGCCATGAACGCCATGAACACCGAGGCGAAGGTCGCGCTCCGCGACGCCGTCCGGGCGGCCGCCGGCGACGCGGCGGTACGGGCCGTGCTGCTGACCGCGGCCGGCGACCGCGCCTTCTGCGTCGGCCAGGACCTCAGGGAGCACGTGCAGAACCTCCAGGCCGACCGGGAGACCGGCTCGTCGCTGACCATGGCCACGGTCTCCGAGCACTACAACCCGATCGTGCGGGCGCTGGCGGAGATGCCGAAGCCGGTCGTGGCGGGCGTGAACGGCGTCGCGGCCGGTGCGGGCTTCGGCTTCGCCCTCGCCGCGGACTTCCGGGTCGTCTCCGAGACCGCGTCCTTCAACACGTCCTTCGCCGGGGTGGCGCTGACCGCCGACTCGGGGGTCTCCTGGACGCTGCCCCGCCTGATCGGCGCCTCACGCGCCGCCGACCTGCTGCTCTTCCCCCGCTCGGTGAAGGCGCAGGAGGCGTACGAGCTGGGCATCGCCAACCGGCTGGTCCCGGCGCAGGAGCTGCACGCGCAGGCCGAGGCGGTGGCGCGCACGCTGGCCGCCGGGCCCACCGTCGCCTACGCCGCGCTGAAGGAGTCCCTTGCGTACGGGGCCTCGCACTCCCTCGCGGACGCCCTGGAGCGCGAGGACGTCCTGCAGACCCGGGCGGGCGCCTCCGAGGACCACGGCATCGCCGTCCAGGCCTTCCTGGCGAAGCAGCCCCCGGTCTACCTCGGCCGCTGA